A region of Nitrospirota bacterium DNA encodes the following proteins:
- a CDS encoding Rho termination factor N-terminal domain-containing protein yields the protein MTLKDVKEKAQDHGIKTGRMKKDEIIRAIQRAEGNFDCFGSAGAGHCTQQECLWRKDCLNC from the coding sequence ATGACACTTAAAGATGTTAAGGAAAAAGCCCAAGATCATGGCATAAAGACCGGCAGGATGAAGAAGGACGAGATCATCCGGGCCATCCAGAGAGCAGAGGGTAACTTCGACTGTTTCGGTTCAGCCGGAGCAGGGCACTGCACTCAGCAGGAATGCCTCTGGCGGAAGGACTGCCTGAACTGCTGA
- the galT gene encoding galactose-1-phosphate uridylyltransferase: MPELRKDPIVGRWVIISIERGKRPTDFLSASQRKKGGFCPFCPGNEYTTPPEIMAFRPPGSPANSPDWTLRVMPNKFPALQIYGDLNKSGEGIFDKMNGVGAHEVIVESPDHSHSLATMSQKAVEDVLWAAFLRLSDLKKDQRFKYGLVFKNEGEVAGASLEHTHTQLIALPIVPKLVKEELDAARQHYEFKERCIFCDVISQELSDGKRVIYENAKYVALAPFAPRAPFETWILPKRHESTFSPADKNYGDLAEILQRILRQMDRILDAPPYNFVIHTSPFYDEVNDYYHWHIELVPKLTKIAGFEWGSGFYINPTPPEESAKFMREARI, from the coding sequence ATGCCTGAACTGAGAAAAGATCCCATTGTAGGCAGGTGGGTTATCATATCGATCGAGCGGGGGAAAAGACCGACGGATTTCCTTTCTGCTTCGCAGAGAAAAAAAGGCGGGTTCTGTCCTTTCTGTCCGGGCAATGAATATACGACACCGCCTGAGATCATGGCCTTCAGACCGCCCGGTTCTCCTGCCAATAGTCCTGACTGGACACTGCGGGTAATGCCTAACAAATTTCCTGCGCTCCAGATCTATGGCGACCTGAACAAATCAGGCGAAGGCATATTCGACAAGATGAACGGTGTCGGCGCCCATGAGGTCATTGTTGAATCTCCTGATCACAGCCACTCCCTTGCGACCATGTCGCAGAAGGCCGTGGAGGACGTTCTCTGGGCGGCATTTCTCAGATTATCTGACCTGAAAAAGGACCAACGGTTCAAATACGGACTGGTCTTCAAGAATGAGGGAGAGGTTGCCGGAGCATCGCTTGAACATACCCATACACAGCTCATCGCCCTTCCGATCGTGCCGAAGCTGGTCAAGGAAGAGCTTGACGCTGCACGTCAGCACTACGAGTTCAAGGAGCGTTGCATTTTCTGCGACGTTATCAGTCAGGAGCTGTCAGACGGAAAACGCGTTATCTACGAAAATGCCAAATATGTGGCGCTTGCGCCCTTTGCGCCCAGAGCGCCCTTTGAAACATGGATCCTGCCGAAGCGGCATGAGTCCACATTCAGCCCGGCTGACAAGAACTATGGCGATCTTGCCGAGATCCTCCAGCGGATCCTGCGCCAGATGGACAGGATTCTGGATGCGCCTCCGTACAATTTCGTTATCCACACGTCACCGTTCTATGATGAGGTGAATGACTATTACCACTGGCATATCGAGCTGGTGCCGAAGCTCACCAAAATCGCAGGCTTTGAATGGGGGTCGGGTTTTTATATCAATCCGACACCTCCTGAGGAATCGGCCAAGTTCATGCGTGAGGCCAGGATTTGA
- the glgA gene encoding glycogen synthase GlgA, which produces MNILIACSEAVPYAKTGGLADVTGALVREFRTRKHKASLILPLYASVREKFSLQKTGKTIRVPMGNFSLEGAIYTTGKSKVPEAYFIECNQLFDRPELYGTAYGEYGDNAVRFIFFCRAVFETCIALDIRPDIIHCNDWQTGLIPLYLRSLYAHHRQFSSTATLFTVHNLGYQGNFEAANLAFTGLGWDYFVPERLEFYGTLSLMKAGLLYADLLNTVSETYSREILGPEHGSSMDGLLLKRRQDLFGVINGIDDQEWDPQQDALLPSPYSVKDLKGKAVCRERLIGLVGFKNRRAPIVSIVSRLSFQKGLDIVIQAVDELVRLGANLLVLGRGEEIYQSALAAKAEEHRGKVYLKIGFEEAFAHLIYAGSDFFLMPSRYEPCGIGQLIAMKYGTIPIVRKTGGLADTVDDYDHLAGRGTGFLFEEYASRALLEASKRAFCVYADKKRMQELIRRAMEENFSWEKAAEAYLDLYRRAGEKRPA; this is translated from the coding sequence TTGAATATTCTCATTGCCTGTTCTGAGGCTGTGCCCTATGCAAAGACAGGGGGGCTTGCTGATGTAACAGGTGCCCTTGTCAGGGAGTTTCGCACGAGAAAGCATAAGGCATCGCTTATCCTTCCGCTGTACGCGTCGGTCAGGGAGAAGTTCAGTCTGCAGAAGACCGGGAAAACGATCAGGGTCCCTATGGGCAACTTTAGCCTTGAGGGTGCGATCTACACCACCGGGAAGAGTAAGGTGCCTGAGGCATATTTTATCGAATGCAATCAGCTTTTCGACAGGCCCGAGCTGTATGGGACAGCGTACGGCGAGTATGGGGATAATGCCGTCAGGTTCATCTTCTTCTGCCGCGCAGTATTCGAAACATGCATAGCCCTGGATATTCGTCCTGACATCATTCACTGCAATGACTGGCAGACTGGCCTGATACCGCTGTATCTCAGATCCCTTTACGCTCATCACCGGCAGTTCAGCAGTACCGCAACGCTTTTCACCGTGCATAACCTCGGGTATCAGGGCAATTTTGAGGCTGCCAATCTGGCTTTTACCGGACTGGGCTGGGACTATTTCGTGCCTGAGCGGCTTGAGTTCTACGGTACGCTCAGTCTGATGAAGGCAGGGCTGCTGTATGCTGATCTGCTCAATACGGTCAGCGAGACCTACAGCCGGGAGATCCTTGGTCCTGAACACGGAAGCAGCATGGACGGGCTGCTGCTCAAAAGAAGGCAGGACCTTTTCGGCGTCATCAATGGCATTGACGATCAGGAATGGGATCCGCAGCAGGATGCATTGCTCCCTTCACCATACAGTGTAAAGGACCTGAAGGGCAAGGCAGTATGCAGGGAACGGCTGATCGGGCTGGTCGGCTTTAAGAACCGGAGAGCTCCGATCGTCAGTATCGTGAGCAGGCTTTCATTTCAGAAGGGACTGGATATCGTAATTCAGGCGGTCGACGAACTTGTCAGGCTCGGAGCGAATCTCCTGGTGCTTGGCAGGGGAGAGGAGATCTACCAGTCTGCGCTGGCAGCCAAGGCTGAGGAGCACAGGGGAAAGGTCTATCTGAAGATCGGGTTCGAAGAAGCCTTTGCACATCTTATCTATGCCGGGTCTGATTTTTTTCTAATGCCCTCGCGGTATGAGCCGTGCGGCATTGGTCAGCTTATTGCCATGAAATACGGCACCATTCCGATCGTCAGAAAGACCGGCGGTCTTGCAGACACGGTGGATGACTATGATCATCTTGCCGGCAGAGGAACAGGGTTTCTCTTCGAGGAATACGCGTCACGTGCGTTGCTTGAGGCTTCCAAGAGGGCGTTCTGCGTTTATGCTGACAAAAAGAGGATGCAGGAGCTGATCCGCCGGGCCATGGAAGAGAATTTCTCCTGGGAGAAGGCCGCAGAAGCCTACCTTGACCTGTACCGCAGGGCAGGAGAAAAAAGGCCGGCATGA
- a CDS encoding PAS domain S-box protein translates to MTLRTRITVMLSVFLVAIAILGFGTILIFESLSRHLGTLRMVSAESKMISDLDRNIADFVEDVRDWGLTGEVRFKRQFANRLADVYKDFGTLSVQAEHQEEILKLSDKFYEVLSHAIIIIDKREPVGDPEVAVLIRKMETLTLEIVSGIDMIQEATVKAVVDVAQTGEKTKRRMIIYHFTLIGLVSVIAFILIISIRKAIASPFNELLKATAKISAGDLSYRIRMDRSDEFGVVAARFDDMVSDLESSSTKLGRKLNETELLLDVARIAGATLERKTVFAQMAQMLAVKLNYGTCSIYMLSPEQKVFYREASNDPGDGIHELRISLGNRLVQQILASHEPFTIRSLSELLADDSHAGTDESGLVIPITRDENCIGLLVIMNRKEHVFSDDEINTLRIVSLSIGSVMRNAELYDAAKVQILKMTVLFDISRAITSLLDSDRLLRKITEEMSRLVSSRGCIIRLLEGGKLKIRSSYGLQKELEPQLELALGEGIAGWVAEHNEAMLVEDAKNISVNMKIPGIDIKTAICVPLKVGSTVIGTLSLYDKVDSEGRQIPFTADDLNTVEGFASIASIAIEKARIFENEIERQKHVLEEKKRLNILFDSVQGGIITLDRDFTVTSANRFVEEWIGLSGDDLVGKDSQQIFHDKIGICPHCAAKATFETGEINTITQSRNVNYAELTAYPIRNEAGEVGECVVFIMDITERILYQEETLSLYREVIQTKEYLESIIDNSADAIVTSDLAGLVTSWNVGAERTFGFSGQEVMGKFLPFVPDFMVEKEKDHIEKLKQGEVLKDIETLRKRKDGAVIEVSLTLSPIKDAAGEVIGICGISRDISEKKRVEKELIRRNQEMSRLFFISTAMRSTLELDKLLRMVLTAVTMSDGMGFNRAILFLVDDQKNVIKGVMGVGPATPEEAWKVWDDLSLKHKTLDEIMQDIIASPVRRDSFLERLSLGIELSLEENTILTRSVKDKLPFNVLDVKQEALADPVLIQQLGTQAYAVVPLISRDKVIGLIWVDNYFNRKAVTNEDMQFLASFSNQIASAIESARLYEQMTLAEQQLENIFESMSDMVYFNSNDYVIKRVNKAVMNRLGLPAEQILGRKCYELFHGTNEPLGKCPHHKTVNTMKAYVEELDEPHLGGTFLTSSSPIFDTSGEFIGSVHVVRDISELKQLQKKVGMSEKMAALGEVAARVAHEIRNPLVSVGGFAKRLEKKLDGNLKEYAGIIVKEVSRLEGILREILGYVKEVRLAREQVNMNDIVEEIVRLMQSDINERGIVLQKEYQPVPDVFVDPDRTKEAIVNIINNAIQALQGTGTISVKTYAEADDVVLEVRDTGRGIPAADMNSIFNPFFTTKASGTGLGLAITHKIIQEHNGRIEVESEVDHGTVFRVYIPTKEAEA, encoded by the coding sequence ATGACACTAAGAACCAGAATTACCGTCATGCTCTCAGTTTTCCTTGTCGCGATCGCGATCCTTGGTTTCGGAACGATCCTGATCTTTGAGAGCCTGAGCAGGCATCTGGGTACACTCAGAATGGTGAGCGCGGAAAGCAAAATGATCAGCGATCTTGACCGCAATATCGCTGATTTTGTCGAAGATGTAAGGGACTGGGGCCTTACCGGAGAGGTAAGATTCAAAAGGCAGTTTGCGAACCGTCTTGCTGATGTATACAAGGATTTTGGGACGCTCAGCGTCCAGGCCGAGCATCAGGAAGAGATCCTGAAGCTCTCCGATAAATTCTATGAGGTTCTCAGCCATGCAATAATCATCATTGATAAGCGGGAGCCTGTGGGAGATCCCGAGGTTGCCGTCCTGATCCGCAAAATGGAGACCCTCACCCTCGAAATAGTCTCAGGCATCGATATGATACAGGAAGCCACGGTAAAAGCAGTTGTTGACGTCGCACAGACGGGCGAAAAGACCAAGAGAAGAATGATCATATACCACTTTACTCTTATAGGACTGGTCTCCGTTATCGCATTTATCCTTATTATCAGCATCCGCAAGGCCATAGCATCTCCTTTCAACGAGCTGCTTAAGGCAACGGCCAAGATCAGCGCCGGAGACCTTTCCTACCGGATCAGGATGGACCGCTCTGATGAGTTCGGCGTTGTTGCTGCACGATTTGATGATATGGTGTCTGACCTTGAATCGTCGAGTACCAAACTGGGGCGAAAACTGAACGAGACAGAGCTGCTTCTTGACGTAGCGCGTATCGCCGGCGCTACGCTTGAAAGAAAAACGGTCTTTGCTCAAATGGCACAGATGCTTGCCGTAAAGCTTAACTACGGCACCTGTTCAATTTATATGCTTTCCCCTGAACAGAAGGTCTTTTACCGCGAAGCATCGAATGATCCCGGTGATGGAATTCATGAACTGCGCATCTCGCTGGGCAATCGCCTGGTGCAGCAGATCCTTGCATCTCATGAGCCGTTCACGATCAGATCTCTTTCAGAACTTTTAGCTGATGACAGCCATGCCGGTACAGATGAGAGCGGGCTGGTCATACCCATAACGCGCGATGAGAACTGCATCGGCCTGCTCGTCATCATGAACCGGAAGGAACATGTCTTTTCCGATGACGAGATCAACACCCTCCGGATCGTTTCCCTGAGTATCGGGTCTGTTATGCGGAATGCCGAGCTCTACGATGCGGCAAAGGTCCAGATCCTGAAAATGACCGTTCTCTTTGACATCAGCAGGGCGATAACGTCACTCCTGGATTCGGATCGGCTGTTGAGAAAGATCACCGAAGAGATGTCCCGACTGGTCTCTTCGCGGGGCTGCATCATCCGTCTGCTGGAGGGCGGCAAGCTGAAGATCAGGTCTTCCTATGGTCTGCAGAAGGAGCTTGAGCCGCAGCTCGAATTGGCCCTTGGCGAGGGCATTGCAGGATGGGTCGCAGAACATAATGAAGCGATGCTTGTTGAGGATGCAAAGAATATATCGGTAAATATGAAAATACCGGGTATCGATATCAAGACAGCCATATGCGTTCCTCTGAAAGTGGGCAGTACCGTGATCGGCACCCTCAGTCTTTATGACAAGGTTGACAGCGAGGGAAGGCAGATCCCCTTCACAGCCGATGATCTGAACACGGTAGAAGGCTTTGCCTCCATAGCATCCATCGCCATAGAAAAGGCAAGAATATTTGAGAATGAAATAGAACGGCAGAAGCATGTGCTTGAAGAAAAAAAGCGGCTTAACATACTGTTCGACAGTGTTCAGGGCGGGATCATCACGCTTGACAGGGATTTTACGGTCACCTCGGCAAACAGATTTGTTGAGGAGTGGATAGGTCTTTCGGGTGATGATCTTGTCGGCAAGGACAGTCAGCAGATATTCCACGATAAAATAGGCATCTGTCCTCACTGTGCAGCGAAGGCCACCTTTGAGACGGGCGAGATCAATACCATTACGCAGTCGCGAAATGTCAATTATGCAGAGCTTACGGCATATCCCATACGCAACGAAGCGGGTGAAGTAGGCGAGTGTGTTGTATTTATCATGGATATCACCGAGAGGATCCTGTATCAGGAGGAGACGCTGAGCCTGTACCGTGAGGTGATCCAGACCAAGGAATACCTTGAGAGCATCATTGACAACTCTGCTGATGCTATCGTTACCAGTGATCTTGCAGGACTGGTAACCTCATGGAATGTCGGCGCTGAGAGGACCTTTGGCTTTTCCGGGCAGGAGGTGATGGGCAAGTTTCTGCCTTTCGTGCCTGATTTTATGGTCGAAAAAGAAAAAGACCATATCGAGAAACTGAAGCAGGGAGAAGTGCTCAAGGATATAGAAACACTGAGGAAGAGAAAGGACGGGGCTGTTATCGAGGTCAGCCTGACCCTTTCACCGATCAAGGATGCTGCGGGAGAGGTGATCGGTATCTGCGGCATATCACGGGACATCTCTGAGAAGAAGCGGGTAGAAAAGGAACTGATCAGGAGAAATCAGGAGATGTCGCGGCTCTTCTTCATCTCCACGGCGATGCGCAGCACGCTTGAACTCGACAAGCTTCTTAGGATGGTCCTGACTGCGGTGACCATGAGCGACGGCATGGGATTCAACCGGGCCATTCTGTTCCTTGTCGACGATCAGAAGAACGTGATCAAAGGCGTTATGGGGGTAGGGCCTGCTACGCCGGAGGAGGCCTGGAAGGTCTGGGACGATCTCTCGCTTAAGCACAAGACGCTGGATGAGATCATGCAGGATATTATTGCGAGTCCTGTGCGCAGGGACTCGTTCCTGGAGCGCCTTAGCCTGGGTATTGAATTATCTCTTGAGGAAAACACCATACTGACGCGTTCCGTGAAGGACAAGCTGCCGTTCAATGTGCTTGATGTGAAGCAGGAAGCACTTGCGGATCCTGTTCTTATTCAGCAGTTGGGAACCCAGGCGTATGCTGTGGTCCCGCTCATCTCCCGCGATAAGGTAATCGGCCTGATCTGGGTCGACAACTACTTCAACCGAAAAGCGGTTACCAACGAGGACATGCAGTTCCTTGCGAGTTTTTCGAACCAGATCGCATCCGCCATTGAGAGTGCCCGTCTTTACGAGCAGATGACCCTTGCCGAGCAGCAGCTTGAGAATATCTTTGAATCCATGTCCGACATGGTCTATTTCAACAGCAACGATTATGTGATTAAGAGGGTTAACAAGGCCGTAATGAACAGGCTGGGGCTCCCTGCTGAACAGATCCTCGGCAGGAAGTGTTATGAGCTGTTCCATGGAACGAATGAACCCCTTGGGAAGTGCCCCCATCATAAGACCGTGAACACCATGAAGGCCTATGTAGAGGAACTCGATGAGCCGCACCTTGGCGGAACATTCCTTACCTCAAGTTCTCCTATCTTTGATACGAGCGGCGAGTTCATCGGCTCCGTGCACGTTGTCCGTGATATTTCCGAGCTGAAGCAGCTGCAGAAAAAAGTGGGCATGTCGGAAAAAATGGCAGCGCTGGGCGAGGTTGCTGCCAGGGTTGCTCATGAGATCAGGAACCCTCTGGTCTCTGTCGGAGGGTTTGCGAAGCGGCTGGAGAAAAAGCTTGACGGAAACCTCAAAGAGTATGCCGGGATCATTGTTAAGGAGGTATCACGCCTTGAAGGCATTCTCCGGGAGATCCTCGGTTATGTGAAAGAGGTGAGACTTGCCCGGGAGCAGGTGAACATGAATGATATCGTCGAGGAGATCGTCCGCCTGATGCAGTCAGATATTAATGAGCGCGGGATCGTGCTGCAGAAGGAGTATCAGCCTGTGCCGGATGTCTTCGTTGATCCGGACAGGACCAAGGAAGCGATTGTGAACATTATCAACAATGCAATTCAGGCCCTCCAGGGCACGGGAACGATATCCGTGAAGACCTATGCTGAGGCAGATGATGTTGTCCTTGAGGTGCGCGACACGGGCAGGGGCATACCCGCAGCCGACATGAACTCCATCTTTAACCCTTTCTTTACGACAAAGGCGTCAGGCACCGGTCTCGGACTGGCGATTACGCACAAGATCATCCAGGAACATAATGGACGGATAGAGGTTGAGAGCGAAGTTGATCACGGTACTGTTTTTAGAGTTTATATACCGACAAAGGAGGCAGAAGCATGA
- a CDS encoding response regulator, producing MKILIVDDDLSILRLYQEELEEEGYQIVTAATGKEGLAKFEAEEFDLVTLDIHLPDIDGIKLLRQMKEKKPRMPIIMSTAYDYRDDFSVWASEAYLVKSADLTEMKATIKKLAGKE from the coding sequence ATGAAAATTCTTATTGTTGATGATGACCTGAGCATCCTCAGACTCTACCAGGAGGAACTTGAGGAGGAGGGATACCAGATCGTCACTGCCGCAACCGGCAAGGAAGGTCTGGCAAAATTCGAGGCAGAGGAGTTCGATCTGGTGACGCTCGATATTCACCTCCCCGATATTGACGGCATCAAACTGCTCAGGCAGATGAAGGAGAAGAAGCCGAGAATGCCGATCATTATGTCGACGGCCTATGATTACCGCGATGATTTTTCGGTCTGGGCATCAGAGGCATACCTTGTCAAGTCTGCGGACCTTACCGAGATGAAGGCGACGATCAAGAAACTCGCAGGAAAGGAATAA
- a CDS encoding class I SAM-dependent RNA methyltransferase, which translates to MILRPSLPAYGGYSLARDEKVILIKGAVPGELVEVNIDEKKRDYMLATVTQVLEPSEFRVEPKCPVFGICGGCHLQFIAYEKQVSMKEEVLVDSLTRLGGIDVQLSPSLTDAQWHYRHRAQFKISKEGTIGFFRESSRDVVLFESCPLMIDRINELLKRIKEKDLASGLKEIHLSIGDSAAALLKGDAADSGRNEAFREIGISSVAVNDTLIEGSGTVMFDLNGMKYTVSPWTFFQAHWGLNLKVAEFVAGLAAPLEGKKVLDLYAGAGNFSLPVARYAAEVVLVEENPFAVEDGTRNLKLNGLKNCKFVRSTAEKYRIQKTFDTIILDPPRPGLTSEVVKKVLEMPSDTIVYISCNPSTLARDLKKLKVAYDVQSVQMIDFFPNTFHIEAAALLRRK; encoded by the coding sequence TTGATCCTAAGACCATCACTGCCGGCATACGGCGGCTATAGTTTAGCGCGGGACGAGAAGGTCATTCTGATCAAGGGAGCTGTCCCCGGTGAGCTCGTTGAAGTGAATATTGACGAAAAGAAACGCGACTACATGCTCGCCACGGTCACCCAGGTATTAGAGCCGTCCGAGTTCAGGGTCGAACCGAAATGCCCTGTCTTCGGGATCTGCGGCGGATGTCATCTGCAGTTCATAGCCTATGAAAAGCAGGTGAGCATGAAGGAGGAGGTCCTTGTTGATTCCCTGACAAGACTTGGCGGCATCGATGTTCAGCTTTCTCCTTCCCTGACGGATGCTCAGTGGCATTACCGCCACAGAGCCCAGTTCAAGATCTCAAAGGAGGGAACCATCGGTTTCTTCAGGGAGTCTTCGAGGGATGTGGTGCTCTTTGAGTCCTGCCCGCTTATGATCGACCGTATCAACGAGCTGCTTAAGCGCATCAAGGAAAAAGACCTTGCCTCCGGTCTCAAAGAGATCCACCTGTCGATAGGGGATTCTGCAGCTGCGCTGCTTAAGGGTGATGCCGCAGATTCAGGGCGGAACGAGGCATTCAGGGAAATAGGGATATCGTCCGTTGCGGTGAACGATACTCTCATCGAAGGTTCAGGCACCGTCATGTTCGATCTGAACGGCATGAAATATACGGTCTCTCCGTGGACTTTTTTTCAGGCGCATTGGGGTCTTAACCTGAAGGTCGCGGAGTTTGTTGCCGGACTGGCTGCTCCCCTGGAAGGGAAAAAGGTGCTCGACCTGTATGCCGGTGCAGGGAACTTTTCGCTGCCTGTTGCCCGGTACGCAGCAGAGGTTGTGCTTGTTGAGGAAAATCCCTTTGCTGTTGAGGACGGAACGAGGAACCTGAAACTCAACGGGTTGAAGAACTGCAAGTTTGTCAGATCGACTGCAGAAAAATACCGCATCCAGAAGACCTTTGATACGATAATCCTTGATCCTCCCCGCCCCGGCCTGACATCGGAGGTTGTAAAAAAGGTCCTTGAGATGCCGTCTGATACTATCGTCTATATCTCATGCAATCCCTCGACACTGGCCAGGGACCTGAAGAAGCTGAAAGTCGCCTATGATGTTCAGTCCGTGCAGATGATCGATTTTTTCCCGAACACGTTTCATATAGAGGCTGCTGCACTGCTGAGACGCAAATGA